ACTGGAATAGAGGAGCCTTTGCTTGGAGACATGTTGTCACTGAGATGAAGgcatatctttgattttttttttttttaaaggggagcTGACTGGCTGAGTATCTCTGAGCGCaaattcagattattttaaaaatggtcagCCAGAGGAAGGCAAGTCTCTGGGGACAAGACCAGACCAGAAGCCGAAGCCCCAGCTCTCTGTGGAGACAAACAGGTGCCACCTCtatgtgggtgggtggggggggggcagggctaTCTCTCTGCCATTCCCAGATCAAGGTTTGGAGGGAGGGGAACATGACAGATGACAAAAGGACCAGTTTCTCAAAAAGCAAGGGATAAAGTAATTACACAGGGACGAAAACTCAAAGAATGGTTTACAAGGGAGCGAGATGAGTCGTGATTCTTCATTGGTACCTGACCCCAGTCCCCAAACTGCCTCGAGCCAGCCCTTCCAGACGCTGCCCACCGGGGGGCTCTGTAGAAGGCCTGAAGGccgaaggagggaagggggctgctGCTGCTACAGCAGGAAGGGGCTTGAGTGGGGAGCTCCCCCCCCCCCAAGCCTTTTACCACatttacaaatacatacataaatacattacATACAACAGGGAGTCTGGGAGGCAGGCTCCCACAGAGGCTTGGCTGACACAGCTACACGtctcagaaactctggggagggTGCCGGGCTCTGTGTGCGCTCTCCTGCCCGGGGTAGGCCCCGCCCTGGCCCCCCAGCTCTTCAGGGTTCAGTTTGTCCAGTATGGAGAGTTGCCGTAGGCAGGTTTGGAGGCTTGCGACTTGGGCTGCAGGGAGCTGGGCTGGCTGCGCTGACCGGAGCCGCTCTGAGGAGGAGAGAAGGCTGTCAAGGCTGCAGtggagcccccagcccagggcaggatGGCCGCCTGCTCCACCGGGCTCACCTGAGCGTCCTGCGGGAGGTGGTGGTGCAGCAGCTGTGAGTGAGGCTGCTGGTGGGCGGGCAGGACGTGCACGAGCGGTGAGGGCGCGTAACCggggcccaggggcccagggGAGCCCAAGGCCGAGGGCAGGCTGAACGGTGGTGGGGTCCCTGCGTGAAATCCCTGCCTGTCGAAAGTCTGCAAGGCAGAGAGACGACAGTGAGGCTCGCTTGGCGGCACTCTGCCAGCCCTCCCGCCAGTGCCGGCCCTCCCTCACCTGAGTCTTGCTGTAGACGGACCCAGTCACGTCAGGGAGGCCGGGGCCGCTCGAAGACGCCGACACTCCTAGAAGGAAAAGCGGCTGTTCCCACGTCAGCTGGCCCCAGCGCCAGCCTCCCCCCGCTCCAGGGGCCCTCTGGGGCAGCATCGCCTGAGAAGGAGTCAGGGGAGGAGATGACTGCTCTGGGCCGCAATCCTGGAAAGGCCTACCTTTGCCAGGCCCAGAACCTGCAGACTTGCTCTGTGCCTGCGATGATCCACCATAGCCACCCTTGGTGTAGTCTCCCGCTGCTGCCCCCTGGCTCACGTCATCGTAACCTAGCACGGCAAGGGACAAGAGGCACGTGTGAGCTAGGTGAGCCTGTCCTTCCTGTGCCTCTCCGTGGCGGAAGCACCCCTCACCTGCACTGTAGCTGTGCTGGCCATAGCCACTGGCCTGCTGGAAAGGGGTGGTGGGGCTGCTGAGGCTCACACCGTGCTGCTTGGCTGAGGCCGGGGGGACCTGGTGGCAGGCAAGCAGGAAAGGCATCAGTAGGGGGACAGAGCTGGGGAAGCAGGTCACCCCGGCTTAGCCTCAGGCAGTTGGTGGCACAACCACTAGGCAGGTGTCTTCAGTAGCGCAACACGCTAGATCTCAAAACAGATGGGAAAGGAACCTCGCCCCCAAGCCGGACTCATTCCTCAAGGCCAGGTGACACTCTGAGTGGGgacctgtccctccctccctgccctccctctgtTCCCTGGAGCTGGAGTAACACCGCCCTGAATACTCACAAACACGGTGGGCCCATACTGGAAGGCACTGGGTACGCCTGTATAGTAGGGGAGGCCAGTGTAGCTGTAGCCAGGTGGCAGGGCAGGGTTCAGAAAGGGCTGCTGGGCTGTGTGGTGGGCCTGGGACTGGCTCTGCTGGGGCTGAGCCAGGGTGGTGGCAGGTGCAGGGGACGCAGAGTCTCCTCGGCCAAACTTTGTGACATCACCTGGGAGAAACGGGGCACTGAATCCAGTCACTGCCCCCTATCCAGCCAGGAAAAAGCCAGACTGGTCCCTGTGAACAGGAACAGGCCTGGCTGCCAGCACAACAGGAAACCGGTAGGTCTCTGCAGCCCTTCTGCGTCTGTTTCCAGACTCCCGGGATGAGCCACAGGCCAGTCCGATGACCACTCCACCCCCATGCCTAACCCCCTGAACAAGACTAACCTGAATAGGGATTATTAGCAAGGCTCCCATCTCGACTGGTGAGGGCTGCGGGTGTAGCGAAAGGAATCCCATAGTAATCCTAGGAGAGACCAGAGAGGTTCAGTCAGCACAAGAGCCTCACCCCACTCCCAGGGCAGCAGAACCTGCAGGCAGTACGGGTGCTCCAGGCAATGCCACATTCCCCAGGCCTACCAGACCGCAGGGACGTCACGGGCACACCACCAGAGGGCAGCACTCACAGAGAATTCAAAACAAATGGTGCCAGTCAGAGCTGTGCAGTGTGGCAGGCACACAGCATGTAGACGCACTGACCGATCCCTCAGCCTTCCCCGGGCAGAGCCAGCGGAGGCCCAGTCACACACATCCATTCTACATCACAGATGGATGCTGGTGAATGTCATGGGCCAAACCAACTCTACTGGCTTCTCCAGTGAGAGGGATTATGAAGGAAAGCGAGGAAAGTTAACAGGACAAGGAGAAacctgaggaggaggaggggccaaAAGGGTTTAACAGGGGTCAGGTCCTGAGCTAGGAGAGACCACCCACTCTGCCCTGGCAACGCTGACATTGCACAGGAGTCAGGACAAGCGTGGATGCTGAGGCAAAACACAGTGGAGCTCTATGAAGAAGGGGAGGCCTGCCCTGACCCTCACTCACCGCCCAGGGCTCTGCCAGCCCTGGACATACTGCACCCCGGTCCTCTGAGCTGAGGGAAAGCCCTCCTGCTTTCCTCGTGGGC
The Phocoena sinus isolate mPhoSin1 chromosome 6, mPhoSin1.pri, whole genome shotgun sequence DNA segment above includes these coding regions:
- the UBAP2 gene encoding ubiquitin-associated protein 2 isoform X12 — translated: MVVAEPCCITLFNQASSDGTLGPFSVLIPWKYCGFSYRPPPWEYCGKHAGVESAPSLQSSATFSTAATCASSAASSGLSLPSSVNAVSSLCLGGAAVSAPGSSARATPLASSGKAPPSLPQGAPPLLHSQYLVGPGGLLPAYPVYGYDELQMLQSRLPMDYYGIPFATPAALTSRDGSLANNPYSGDVTKFGRGDSASPAPATTLAQPQQSQSQAHHTAQQPFLNPALPPGYSYTGLPYYTGVPSAFQYGPTVFVPPASAKQHGVSLSSPTTPFQQASGYGQHSYSAGYDDVSQGAAAGDYTKGGYGGSSQAQSKSAGSGPGKGVSASSSGPGLPDVTGSVYSKTQTFDRQGFHAGTPPPFSLPSALGSPGPLGPGYAPSPLVHVLPAHQQPHSQLLHHHLPQDAQSGSGQRSQPSSLQPKSQASKPAYGNSPYWTN